Part of the Aquimarina sp. TRL1 genome, TAAATCAACCCAAGCATCAAATTAATATTTTGATCATTACCGCACCACCCACCCTATGAAGAATCAAGGAAATAGTATAAAAATAGATGGTACAGACAAAGAGATTTTACGAAATCTTATGGAAGATGCCAGAAGACCCATCTTAGAGATTGCCCGAAAAATAAACATCTCGGGAGCAGCCATCCATCAACGCTTAAGAAAACTGGAAGCTTCTGGACTTATTGCAGGATCCAAATTTATTATAGATCCTAAAATATTAGGGTACAAAACTATGGCATTTGTCGGAGTATACTTAGACAAAGCCGTCAGCAACCCAAAAGCTGTTAAACAATTAGAAGAAATTCCTGAAGTAATCGAATGCCATTATACTACCGGAAACTGGTCTATCTTTATCAAAATCCTTTGTAAAGACAACGAACATCTCATGACTGTATTAAATAAAAACATTCAGGCAATCGAAGGGGTTTCCAGAACAGAGACTTTTATATCACTGGATCAGCAAATCGACAGGCAAATAAAGATATAATCCGCCCCCACTATAAAAAATGTTTTTCAATTTCCACCTCTTGAGGACATAAACATCTCGATTAGTCTCGAAAGAAAAATCTTATTTTTAACTCAATTTTAATACTTAAACAAGGGTAAAAACGTACTTAAAAACTTTTACACAAAAACACAACAAACTGAAAAACAATGATTAACAAAAGTGTTTAATGAAAATATTCTCAAAAAAAATGAACATTTTAAAAACCAAAAGAATCGGTTAAACTTCTCACAAAAAAAGAAAGCATTTTCATTTTTTAATACTTTCGCATTCACAGTAACTATTTAAAAACCGTCTAAATAAAAAGAAATGAATTCTTATTTTTTCTTCTTTATTCTACTCATATCCACCTGTTCATTGTTTGGACAGCGAACGTATGATATACACGGACAAATACTGAAAGAAAACACAGAGGCTCCTATACCTGGAACAACTATATTTTTTAGCTCTAAAGGTAATTTTTACGGAACTTCTACAGATGAAAATGGGTATTTCCAGATAAATAATTTATCAAAAGGAACCTATGAAATCGCTATTAACGATTCTAATTATCAATCCAAAAAAGAAACTATTATCGTAACAGATAATAACGAACCGTTGCTTTTCTTTTTAACCCCTATTATATCCATATCAGAAAAAACAACTCATCAGCTTTCTTTTCAAAAAGATAATCACAAGAATCAAAACAAACAACAAAGAACGCTTCCTAAAGAAGAAGAATAGACAGAAGCATTATCAACCTTTACCCCAAGTAATATGCACTTAGCATTTACGAAGTGTTGATATACAAGAAGAACCTCAACATTGATTTCCCCTATTCTCAAGTTGAGGCTTCTTCTATTTGTTTTTTACGTACTACTTTTTAATCTCTCCTTCCTAAAAAGATGGAGATGAAATACAGAAGCGTTGCTATAGATCCCAGTGCAGCTACCACATATGTTCTTGCTGCCCATTTTAAAGCATCTTTTGCCGCTCCATGTTCTTCTTTTGTCAGAGTATTGGTATTTTCTAACCAGGCTAATGCCCGGTTACTCGCATCGTACTCGACAGGTAATGTAATTAC contains:
- a CDS encoding Lrp/AsnC ligand binding domain-containing protein, with translation MKNQGNSIKIDGTDKEILRNLMEDARRPILEIARKINISGAAIHQRLRKLEASGLIAGSKFIIDPKILGYKTMAFVGVYLDKAVSNPKAVKQLEEIPEVIECHYTTGNWSIFIKILCKDNEHLMTVLNKNIQAIEGVSRTETFISLDQQIDRQIKI
- a CDS encoding carboxypeptidase-like regulatory domain-containing protein yields the protein MNSYFFFFILLISTCSLFGQRTYDIHGQILKENTEAPIPGTTIFFSSKGNFYGTSTDENGYFQINNLSKGTYEIAINDSNYQSKKETIIVTDNNEPLLFFLTPIISISEKTTHQLSFQKDNHKNQNKQQRTLPKEEE